A section of the Salmo trutta chromosome 4, fSalTru1.1, whole genome shotgun sequence genome encodes:
- the LOC115191744 gene encoding forkhead box protein E1 produces MPVVKVEKDTPPEISLPAPNPPHTITTVSDEPSRGRRRKRPLQRGKPPYSYIALISMAIANSPNHKLTLGGIYKFITERFPFYQDNSKKWQNSIRHNLTLNDCFIKIPREPGRPGKGNYWALDPNAEDMFESGSFLRRRKRFKRCDFTTYTSYVHESPVFSPVQIARSTYSSSVYGSNMAVSPPYGQHGQLPSAYYPSSSPPGFGPHCQSHSRMFSINTIIGHPSGCQGPEIMQQPSRSFSPEGGPAGGPSHCNLGAPAFQAQSCGGAMLSRSSAHVGFPYSGPNGLHHHPHHHPPQGSYSQGHSQGYGGSGRLHSHSSPHMAGDAVEHYGRVSPGQLGSLVQYNGAGTTSTGAYLRHPTYSGNMDRFVSAI; encoded by the coding sequence ATGCCGGTGGTCAAAGTGGAGAAAGACACTCCTCCTGAGATCTCCCTGCCTGCTCCCAACCCCCCTCATACCATCACAACAGTGTCGGATGAACCGTCAAGGGGCCGCCGCAGGAAGAGACCCCTCCAGCGAGGGAAGCCCCCCTACAGCTACATCGCCCTCATCTCCATGGCGATAGCCAACTCGCCCAACCATAAGCTGACCCTGGGCGGCATCTACAAGTTCATCACGGAGCGGTTCCCCTTCTACCAAGACAACTCCAAGAAGTGGCAGAACTCCATCCGCCACAACCTGACCCTCAACGACTGCTTCATCAAGATCCCTAGGGAGCCAGGGAGGCCCGGGAAGGGTAACTACTGGGCCCTGGACCCCAACGCAGAAGACATGTTCGAGAGCGGCAGCTTCCTCCGGCGCAGGAAGAGGTTCAAGCGCTGTGACTTTACGACCTACACGTCATATGTACATGAGTCCCCCGTCTTCTCGCCTGTCCAGATCGCTCGCTCGACCTACTCCAGCTCTGTCTACGGCTCCAATATGGCGGTGAGTCCCCCGTACGGCCAACATGGTCAGCTACCCTCTGCCTACTACCCATCATCCTCGCCCCCTGGGTTCGGTCCTCACTGCCAGTCCCACTCCCGCATGTTCAGCATCAACACAATCATAGGGCACCCCTCCGGGTGTCAGGGGCCAGAGATAATGCAGCAGCCCAGCCGGAGCTTCAGTCCAGAGGGAGGCCCCGCTGGGGGCCCCAGCCACTGTAACCTTGGAGCCCCAGCCTTCCAGGCCCAGTCATGTGGAGGGGCCATGCTGTCCCGCTCCTCAGCCCATGTGGGGTTTCCCTACTCGGGCCCCAACGGACTCCACCACCACCCACACCACCACCCACCTCAGGGCTCCTACAGCCAGGGACACAGCCAGGGGTATGGAGGGTCAGGGCGTCTCCACTCCCACTCCTCACCCCACATGGCTGGAGATGCTGTGGAGCATTATGGGAGAGTGTCCCCGGGACAGTTGGGCTCGTTGGTCCAGTATAATGGTGCAGGTACCACCAGCACTGGAGCCTACCTAAGACACCCCACGTACTCGGGGAACATGGATAGGTTCGTGTCTGCCATCTGA